One genomic window of Sebastes umbrosus isolate fSebUmb1 chromosome 15, fSebUmb1.pri, whole genome shotgun sequence includes the following:
- the lrp12 gene encoding low-density lipoprotein receptor-related protein 12 isoform X1, producing MALRSDCSASVVYLLILSGCIAASERNDNVYVSGISNACGEVADLLRASSGVITSPGWPFQYPSRLNCSWNIRARPGDTVTISFQDFDLQGSHRCSSDWMSISSYRSLDGLRVCGSSLPPPYISSQDHVWIHFHSDDSLTGKGFRLSYITGKPEATSCDVDQFHCSNGKCIPDWWRCNAMDECGDNSDEELCVESPFSFQPCSLNQFPCLSRYTRIYTCLPHSLRCDGSIDCQDLGDEIDCDVPTCGEWLRNFYGSFSSPNYPDFYPPGSNCTWLIDTGDHRKVILRFTDFKLDGTGYGDYVKVYDGLEENPRRLLRVLTAFDSRAPVAVVSSSGQLRIHFYADKINAARGFNVTYQVDGFCLPWEVPCGGNWGCYTEQQRCDGYWHCPNGRDELNCSSCQEDEFPCSRNGACYPRSDRCNYQNRCPNGSDEKNCFFCQPGNFHCKNNRCVFESWVCDAQDDCGDGSDEESCPVIVPTRVITAAVIGSLICGLLLVIALGCTCKLYSLRMFERRSFETQLSRVEAELLRREAPPSYGQLIAQGLIPPVEDFPVCSGSQASVLENLRLAVRSQLGFTSLRLPSSGRHNNLWRRLFTFSRSRRSGSLALVSADLEDGAGTGSAGSSGSDLLSPDSDDTDTEGERGRERGVGAVGGPVAPLPQKTRPSTAVEAVLSVATSATSVTPTPSSDRGRHRPREAPPPSSAVPVVTSSPDPECHSDASELQAPPTSALQRLAQNLHRLARNLTRTSQNQQDQTWTNHSPLRQLETGRGGAEATEQRGNREEEEDVELLIPVSDSDSSSSSSSLVCDVRQPLLEPHPSSTTGHAPRHHRGNGCRGGRDGPCEHCGMVHTAQIPDACLEATGKTESSDDELLLLC from the exons ATGGCTCTCAGATCGGACTGCTCAGCATCTGTCGTCTACCTGCTCATACTGTCAG GATGCATTGCTGCGTCTGAGAGGAACGACAACGTCTACGTGTCAGGGATTTCTAATG cCTGTGGCGAAGTGGCGGACCTCCTGCGGGCGTCCAGCGGCGTCATCACCAGCCCCGGTTGGCCCTTTCAGTATCCATCCAGACTGAACTGTAGCTGGAACATCAGAGCGCGACCTGGAGACACCGTCACCATCAG TTTCCAGGACTTTGACCTCCAGGGTTCCCATCGCTGCTCCTCAGACTGGATGTCCATCAGCAGCTACCGGAGCCTGGACGGGCTGAGGGTCTGTGGTTCCTCCCTGCCGCCACCCTACATCTCCTCCCAGGACCACGTCTGGATCCACTTCCACTCTGATGACAGTCTGACAGGGAAAGGCTTCAGACTGTCCTACATCACTG GTAAGCCTGAGGCCACCAGCTGCGATGTGGACCAGTTCCACTGCTCTAATGGGAAGTGCATCCCGGACTGGTGGCGCTGCAACGCCATGGACGAGTGTGGTGACAACTCAGACGAGGAGCTGTGCGTGGAGTCGCCGTTCTCCTTCCAGCCCTGCAGCCTGAACCAGTTCCCCTGCCTGTCCCGCTACACCCGGATCTACACCTGCCTGCCGCACAGTCTGCGCTGTGACGGCAGCATCGACTGCCAG GACCTTGGTGATGAGATCGATTGTGACGTTCCCACTTGTGGAGAATGGTTGAGGAACTTTTACGGCTCCTTCAGCTCTCCAAACTACCCCGACTTTTACCCTCCAGGAAGTAACTGCACCTGGCTGATTGACACCGGCGACCACAGaaag gTCATCCTGAGGTTTACAGACTTTAAACTCGACGGGACGGGTTACGGCGACTACGTGAAGGTCTACGACGGCCTGGAGGAGAACCCTCGCCGTCTCCTCAGGGTGCTGACCGCCTTCGACTCCAGAGCGCCGGTCGCTGTGGTTTCATCATCTGGTCAGCTCCGAATTCACTTCTACGCCGACAAGATCAACGCTGCCAGAGGGTTCAATGTCACCTACCAG GTGGACGGGTTCTGCCTGCCCTGGGAGGTTCCCTGTGGGGGGAACTGGGGCTGTTACACCGAGCAGCAGCGCTGTGACGGGTACTGGCACTGTCCCAACGGTCGTGATGAGCTGAACTGTTCTTCGTGTCAGGAAGACGAGTTCCCCTGTTCCAGAAACGGAGCCTGTTACCCTCGATCGGACCGCTGCAACTACCAGAACCGCTGCCCCAACGGTTCTGACGAGAAGAACTGCTTCTTCTGCCAGCCTGGAAACTTCCATTGCAAG AATAACCGCTGCGTGTTTGAGTCGTGGGTGTGTGACGCTCAGGACGACTGCGGCGACGGCAGCGATGAGGAGAGTTGTCCCGTCATCGTTCCTACCAGAGTCATCACCGCCGCCGTCATCGGCAGCCTCATCTGTGGACTCCTATTGGTCATCGCCCTCGGCTGCACCTGCAAACTCTACTCGCTGCGCATGTTTGAACGCAG GTCATTTGAGACCCAGCTGTCCAGAGTGGAGGCCGAGCTGCTTCGGAGGGAAGCCCCGCCCTCTTATGGTCAGCTGATCGCCCAGGGACTGATCCCACCTGTGGAGGATTTCCCAGTGTGCTCTGGGAGCCAG GCATCTGTGCTGGAAAACCTCCGCCTGGCCGTCCGCTCTCAGCTCGGCTTCACCTCCCTGAGACTCCCCTCCTCCGGTCGTCACAACAACCTGTGGCGTCGTCTCTTCACCTTCTCGCGGTCGCGGCGGTCAGGTTCTTTGGCTCTGGTTTCTGCTGACCTGGAGGACGGCGCTGGCACTGGGAGCGCTGGGAGTTCTGGTTCAGACCTGCTGTCTCCGGACTCAGACGACACGGACACGGAGGGCgagcgagggagagagcgaGGCGTGGGCGCGGTGGGCGGGCCCGTCGCCCCACTCCCACAGAAGACCCGGCCCTCCACTGCCGTGGAGGCTGTGTTATCCGTGGCGACGTCCGCAACCTCTGTGACCCCGACGCCTAGCAGCGACAGAGGCCGTCACAGGCCCAGAGAGGCTCCGCCCCCCTCCAGCGCTGTCCCTGTGGTAACCTCCAGTCCAGATCCTGAATGTCATAGTGATGCTTCAGAGCTCCAGGCTCCGCCCACCTCCGCCCTGCAGCGACTGGCCCAGAACCTGCACCGCCTTGCCAGGAACTTGACCAGAACCAGCCAGAACCAGCAGGACCAAACCTGGACCAATCACAGTCCACTTCGCCAGCTGGAGACAGGAAGAGGCGGGGCTGAGGCCACGGAGCAGCGAggaaacagagaagaagaagaagacgtggAGCTCCTGATCCCCGTCTCCGACTCTgattcttcatcttcctcctcctcattggTCTGCGACGTCCGACAGCCGCTGCTGGAGCCACACCCCTCCTCCACCACAGGCCATGCCCCTCGCCATCACCGTGGTAACGGGTGCCGAGGTGGGCGGGACGGCCCCTGTGAACACTGTGGGATGGTCCACACGGCTCAGATCCCCGACGCCTGCCTAGAGGCCACGGGCAAAACGGAGAGCAGCGACgacgagctgctgctgctctgctaa
- the wdyhv1 gene encoding protein N-terminal glutamine amidohydrolase, which yields MEPEDRITPSRENCVYTSCYCEENVWKLCEYVRTERTTPLEELFVVFISNENRMVPLWKQKSGRGDQPVIWDYHVVLLQVRLQSSSLVYDLDSELSFPCSLKLYAGQGLRSDRNIKPAYHRKLRVVPAESFLLNFASDRSHMKNSDGSWKMPPPPYPPIHTTECQMNLDDFISMSPAVGWGEVFSLDHFLQRHMGDSSSSSSSSSSSAAASSS from the exons ATGGAGCCAGAAGACAGAATCACACCGAGCCGCGAAAACTGTGTTTATACCAGCTGTTACTG TGAAGAAAATGTTTGGAAACTCTGTGAGTATGTCAGAACAGAGAGAACCACACCGCTGGAAGAACTGTTTGTGGTTTTCATCTCAAATGAGAACAGAATG GTTCCTCTGTGGAAGCAGAAGTCTGGACGTGGAGACCAGCCAGTGATCTGG GACTACCACGTGGTCCTGCTGCAGGTCAGACTTCAGTCTTCTTCTCTGGTTTATGATCTGGACTCTGAGCTGTCGTTTCCCTGCAGCCTGAAGCTGTATGCTGGCCAGGGCCTCCGCTCAGACCGCAACATCAAACCTGCGTaccacag GAAGTTGCGTGTCGTCCCTGCTGAAAGCTTCCTGTTGAACTTTGCGTCCGATCGATCGCATATGAAGAACTCTGACGGGTCTTGGAAAATGCCTCCCCCACCCTACCCCCCCATACACACAACAG AGTGTCAGATGAACTTGGATGACTTCATCAGTATGAGCCCTGCTGTCGGCTGGGGGGAGGTCTTCAGTCTGGACCATTTCCTGCAGAGACACATGGGGGACTCTTCATCATCGTCCTCATCATCgtcttcatcagcagcagcttcatCATCATAG
- the lrp12 gene encoding low-density lipoprotein receptor-related protein 12 isoform X2 has protein sequence MALRSDCSASVVYLLILSGCIAASERNDNVYVSGISNACGEVADLLRASSGVITSPGWPFQYPSRLNCSWNIRARPGDTVTISFQDFDLQGSHRCSSDWMSISSYRSLDGLRVCGSSLPPPYISSQDHVWIHFHSDDSLTGKGFRLSYITGKPEATSCDVDQFHCSNGKCIPDWWRCNAMDECGDNSDEELCVESPFSFQPCSLNQFPCLSRYTRIYTCLPHSLRCDGSIDCQDLGDEIDCDVPTCGEWLRNFYGSFSSPNYPDFYPPGSNCTWLIDTGDHRKVILRFTDFKLDGTGYGDYVKVYDGLEENPRRLLRVLTAFDSRAPVAVVSSSGQLRIHFYADKINAARGFNVTYQVDGFCLPWEVPCGGNWGCYTEQQRCDGYWHCPNGRDELNCSSCQEDEFPCSRNGACYPRSDRCNYQNRCPNGSDEKNCFFCQPGNFHCKNNRCVFESWVCDAQDDCGDGSDEESCPVIVPTRVITAAVIGSLICGLLLVIALGCTCKLYSLRMFERRSFETQLSRVEAELLRREAPPSYGQLIAQGLIPPVEDFPVCSGSQASVLENLRLAVRSQLGFTSLRLPSSGRHNNLWRRLFTFSRSRRSGSLALVSADLEDGAGTGSAGSSGSDLLSPDSDDTDTEGERGRERGVGAVGGPVAPLPQKTRPSTAVEAVLSVATSATSVTPTPSSDRGRHRPREAPPPSSAVPVVTSSPDPECHSDASELQAPPTSALQRLAQNLHRLARNLTRTSQNQQDQTWTNHSPLRQLETGRGGAEATEQRGNREEEEDVELLIPVSDSDSSSSSSSLVCDVRQPLLEPHPSSTTGHAPRHHRGNGCRGGRDGPCEHCGMVHTAQIPDACLEATGKTESSDDELLLLC, from the exons ATGGCTCTCAGATCGGACTGCTCAGCATCTGTCGTCTACCTGCTCATACTGTCAG GATGCATTGCTGCGTCTGAGAGGAACGACAACGTCTACGTGTCAGGGATTTCTAATG cCTGTGGCGAAGTGGCGGACCTCCTGCGGGCGTCCAGCGGCGTCATCACCAGCCCCGGTTGGCCCTTTCAGTATCCATCCAGACTGAACTGTAGCTGGAACATCAGAGCGCGACCTGGAGACACCGTCACCATCAG TTTCCAGGACTTTGACCTCCAGGGTTCCCATCGCTGCTCCTCAGACTGGATGTCCATCAGCAGCTACCGGAGCCTGGACGGGCTGAGGGTCTGTGGTTCCTCCCTGCCGCCACCCTACATCTCCTCCCAGGACCACGTCTGGATCCACTTCCACTCTGATGACAGTCTGACAGGGAAAGGCTTCAGACTGTCCTACATCACTG GTAAGCCTGAGGCCACCAGCTGCGATGTGGACCAGTTCCACTGCTCTAATGGGAAGTGCATCCCGGACTGGTGGCGCTGCAACGCCATGGACGAGTGTGGTGACAACTCAGACGAGGAGCTGTGCGTGGAGTCGCCGTTCTCCTTCCAGCCCTGCAGCCTGAACCAGTTCCCCTGCCTGTCCCGCTACACCCGGATCTACACCTGCCTGCCGCACAGTCTGCGCTGTGACGGCAGCATCGACTGCCAG GACCTTGGTGATGAGATCGATTGTGACGTTCCCACTTGTGGAGAATGGTTGAGGAACTTTTACGGCTCCTTCAGCTCTCCAAACTACCCCGACTTTTACCCTCCAGGAAGTAACTGCACCTGGCTGATTGACACCGGCGACCACAGaaag gTCATCCTGAGGTTTACAGACTTTAAACTCGACGGGACGGGTTACGGCGACTACGTGAAGGTCTACGACGGCCTGGAGGAGAACCCTCGCCGTCTCCTCAGGGTGCTGACCGCCTTCGACTCCAGAGCGCCGGTCGCTGTGGTTTCATCATCTGGTCAGCTCCGAATTCACTTCTACGCCGACAAGATCAACGCTGCCAGAGGGTTCAATGTCACCTACCAG GTGGACGGGTTCTGCCTGCCCTGGGAGGTTCCCTGTGGGGGGAACTGGGGCTGTTACACCGAGCAGCAGCGCTGTGACGGGTACTGGCACTGTCCCAACGGTCGTGATGAGCTGAACTGTTCTTCGTGTCAGGAAGACGAGTTCCCCTGTTCCAGAAACGGAGCCTGTTACCCTCGATCGGACCGCTGCAACTACCAGAACCGCTGCCCCAACGGTTCTGACGAGAAGAACTGCTTCTTCTGCCAGCCTGGAAACTTCCATTGCAAG AATAACCGCTGCGTGTTTGAGTCGTGGGTGTGTGACGCTCAGGACGACTGCGGCGACGGCAGCGATGAGGAGAGTTGTCCCGTCATCGTTCCTACCAGAGTCATCACCGCCGCCGTCATCGGCAGCCTCATCTGTGGACTCCTATTGGTCATCGCCCTCGGCTGCACCTGCAAACTCTACTCGCTGCGCATGTTTGAACGCAG GTCATTTGAGACCCAGCTGTCCAGAGTGGAGGCCGAGCTGCTTCGGAGGGAAGCCCCGCCCTCTTATGGTCAGCTGATCGCCCAGGGACTGATCCCACCTGTGGAGGATTTCCCAGTGTGCTCTGGGAGCCAG GCATCTGTGCTGGAAAACCTCCGCCTGGCCGTCCGCTCTCAGCTCGGCTTCACCTCCCTGAGACTCCCCTCCTCCGGTCGTCACAACAACCTGTGGCGTCGTCTCTTCACCTTCTCGCGGTCGCGGCGGTCAGGTTCTTTGGCTCTGGTTTCTGCTGACCTGGAGGACGGCGCTGGCACTGGGAGCGCTGGGAGTTCTGGTTCAGACCTGCTGTCTCCGGACTCAGACGACACGGACACGGAGGGCgagcgagggagagagcgaGGCGTGGGCGCGGTGGGCGGGCCCGTCGCCCCACTCCCACAGAAGACCCGGCCCTCCACTGCCGTGGAGGCTGTGTTATCCGTGGCGACGTCCGCAACCTCTGTGACCCCGACGCCTAGCAGCGACAGAGGCCGTCACAGGCCCAGAGAGGCTCCGCCCCCCTCCAGCGCTGTCCCTGTGGTAACCTCCAGTCCAGATCCTGAATGTCATAGTGATGCTTCAGAGCTCCAGGCTCCGCCCACCTCCGCCCTGCAGCGACTGGCCCAGAACCTGCACCGCCTTGCCAGGAACTTGACCAGAACCAGCCAGAACCAGCAGGACCAAACCTGGACCAATCACAGTCCACTTCGCCAGCTGGAGACAGGAAGAGGCGGGGCTGAGGCCACGGAGCAGCGAggaaacagagaagaagaagaagacgtggAGCTCCTGATCCCCGTCTCCGACTCTgattcttcatcttcctcctcctcattggTCTGCGACGTCCGACAGCCGCTGCTGGAGCCACACCCCTCCTCCACCACAGGCCATGCCCCTCGCCATCACCGTGGTAACGGGTGCCGAGGTGGGCGGGACGGCCCCTGTGAACACTGTGGGATGGTCCACACGGCTCAGATCCCCGACGCCTGCCTAGAGGCCACGGGCAAAACGGAGAGCAGCGACgacgagctgctgctgctct gctaa